One genomic region from Candidatus Zixiibacteriota bacterium encodes:
- a CDS encoding TolC family protein: protein MRIALGITLALVLTVFVSGMPSTATAAPLTLDDAITLALRNRVVIIQTQGAEELARAGRRAALGSFLPRLRTSYTYGKSKQTNQKVDIKDTLGNVTKDVSIDDAEGTNKIFSVDASISIFDLANFYNYSASSADVARANLDVIASEQDLIFSVKLSFYAFLAAVENVAVQEDAVKRAEEQLKLIQSRFDLGSASLSDVLKQKVLYGTDRLELLRARNAVTTTESDLAFTIGVDPRQDWEFSTQYTVREYDGTLNDAIEFGLTHRPALLADELNLKSASKSVSASRAEYLPKLDGFASYSKFSGSSGFATLTDRSSDTREYGFTASWNIFDGFFRERNITASRVTKNNAEAFLADTRNSTVTDIKTAYLNIELLREQKSVSEENVEAATEDLKITQEKYNLGAATILDLLSTQVSLKRAQVSLIQIDFDLNLAISTLENAMGKM, encoded by the coding sequence ATGCGGATTGCTCTCGGAATTACTCTTGCACTTGTTTTGACTGTTTTTGTATCAGGAATGCCTTCGACGGCGACAGCGGCGCCGTTGACACTCGACGATGCCATCACATTGGCCCTGCGTAACCGCGTTGTCATAATCCAGACCCAAGGGGCAGAGGAACTTGCCCGCGCTGGTCGAAGAGCTGCTCTCGGTAGCTTTTTGCCCCGCTTGAGGACATCTTACACGTATGGAAAATCAAAGCAGACTAATCAAAAAGTGGATATTAAAGACACTCTCGGAAACGTAACGAAAGATGTGTCGATAGACGACGCCGAAGGAACAAACAAAATATTTTCCGTTGATGCAAGTATCTCAATCTTCGATCTGGCTAATTTCTATAACTATTCCGCATCCTCGGCGGATGTTGCTCGCGCAAACCTTGATGTTATCGCCTCAGAGCAGGACCTAATATTTTCTGTAAAATTGTCGTTTTATGCCTTCCTCGCAGCAGTCGAAAATGTCGCTGTTCAGGAAGATGCGGTGAAGCGCGCAGAGGAGCAGTTAAAACTGATTCAGTCTCGCTTTGATTTGGGTTCGGCATCGCTTTCTGATGTACTAAAGCAAAAGGTGCTATACGGCACCGATAGATTAGAATTGCTTCGCGCACGGAATGCCGTGACAACCACTGAATCTGATCTGGCCTTCACGATTGGTGTCGATCCTCGTCAGGATTGGGAATTTTCTACTCAATATACTGTGCGGGAATACGATGGTACACTCAACGATGCCATTGAATTTGGTCTGACTCATCGCCCGGCCTTGCTCGCTGATGAGCTAAACCTAAAGTCCGCTTCGAAATCAGTGAGCGCTTCACGGGCTGAGTATTTGCCCAAGCTTGATGGCTTTGCATCTTATTCGAAGTTCTCGGGTAGTTCAGGTTTTGCAACGCTTACGGACCGCTCCTCAGACACACGAGAATATGGGTTTACGGCCTCTTGGAACATCTTCGATGGGTTTTTCAGAGAAAGAAACATAACTGCCTCAAGAGTGACCAAGAATAACGCAGAGGCGTTCTTGGCCGATACGCGCAATTCCACAGTAACGGATATTAAGACTGCCTATCTTAATATCGAACTTCTCCGAGAACAGAAGAGCGTTTCCGAGGAAAATGTAGAGGCGGCAACCGAAGATTTGAAAATAACACAGGAAAAATATAATCTGGGCGCGGCGACAATTCTTGATTTGCTGAGCACGCAGGTTTCGCTCAAGCGGGCGCAGGTGTCGCTTATCCAGATTGATTTCGACTTGAATTTGGCGATCTCGACGCTTGAAAACGCAATGGGTAAAATGTAA
- a CDS encoding ABC transporter ATP-binding protein: protein MNLIHTENLWRTYIMGAEEVHALSGVSIDIEKGEYVAIMGPSGSGKSTLMNLIGCLDTPSQGEYTLNGKQVSNMGDDELATIRNREIGFVFQTFNLLPRASALHNVELPLIYNGTSSKERSEKAKVALGKVHLSDRMNHKPNELSGGQRQRVAIARALVNDPSLILADEPTGNLDSKTSEEIMRLFDELHRQGNTIITVTHERDIAKHAHRILSIRDGLIAGDEKTAIAS, encoded by the coding sequence ATGAATTTAATCCACACTGAGAATTTATGGAGAACGTACATTATGGGGGCTGAGGAAGTTCACGCGCTTAGCGGGGTCTCCATTGACATAGAAAAAGGGGAGTACGTTGCCATCATGGGGCCATCAGGTTCGGGCAAATCGACCCTTATGAACCTCATTGGCTGTCTCGATACGCCTTCGCAGGGGGAATACACGCTCAATGGAAAACAGGTCAGCAATATGGGGGATGACGAACTTGCGACAATTCGCAACCGCGAGATCGGATTCGTGTTTCAAACGTTCAATCTTCTCCCTCGAGCAAGCGCGCTCCACAATGTAGAACTGCCGCTTATTTATAATGGAACGTCTTCAAAGGAAAGGTCTGAGAAGGCCAAAGTTGCTCTTGGCAAAGTTCATCTGAGTGACAGGATGAACCACAAACCGAATGAACTTTCCGGCGGTCAGCGCCAGCGTGTTGCGATTGCCCGGGCCTTGGTGAATGACCCTTCGCTAATACTCGCTGATGAGCCAACCGGAAATCTGGACAGCAAAACCTCAGAAGAAATTATGCGTCTCTTTGATGAACTTCATCGGCAGGGGAACACGATTATTACTGTCACTCATGAACGCGATATTGCCAAACATGCGCACCGCATCTTGTCTATTCGTGATGGTCTTATAGCAGGCGATGAAAAAACCGCCATTGCCAGCTAA
- a CDS encoding ABC transporter permease has translation MALGSLRSNKLRSGLTILGVMVGVGSVIAMASVLDGFDLALQNEVNNIGSNVIYITKFSPSTDWDNLSDEERNRKAITSGEAAAIIKNCDLIDGVCPQNFYFKPGGNEVKYGANKASQPRLYGTWPDYPKVRDKNVSSGRYLTELDQQYKAMVCVIGFQIADVLFPSDEPVGREIRVNGNKFTIVGVLEETKSNFGSDEDNNAVAIPLSVFEKLYPWEEELSLMARARSYNEIAAAKEEVTSVLRQFRRVPFNKDDNFALSTQDNLREEIGKVTDMVYLIGILVTSVGLMVGGIGVMNIMLVSVTERTREIGVRKAIGAKRANIIVQFLTEAMTLSGMGGIIGVFGGILLGLGINAAINFPLSISVFWIFTGFTVAVSVGLVSGIYPAIKASRLDPIESLRYE, from the coding sequence ATGGCCCTTGGCTCGCTTAGGTCTAACAAACTGAGGTCGGGGCTGACAATACTCGGTGTCATGGTCGGAGTTGGTTCGGTCATCGCGATGGCCTCTGTGCTCGACGGATTTGATCTGGCCCTTCAGAACGAAGTGAACAACATCGGTTCAAACGTCATTTATATCACAAAGTTCTCTCCAAGTACCGACTGGGATAACCTTAGCGACGAGGAACGCAATAGGAAAGCGATAACGTCCGGCGAGGCTGCGGCAATAATCAAGAACTGTGATCTCATTGACGGGGTCTGTCCGCAGAACTTTTATTTCAAGCCGGGCGGGAATGAAGTCAAATATGGCGCAAATAAAGCGAGCCAGCCCAGATTGTATGGGACATGGCCTGATTATCCCAAGGTGCGCGACAAAAATGTCTCAAGTGGGCGTTATCTGACGGAACTGGATCAACAGTATAAGGCAATGGTCTGCGTTATTGGCTTTCAGATCGCAGACGTACTTTTTCCTTCAGATGAGCCAGTCGGCAGAGAAATTCGTGTCAACGGAAACAAGTTTACTATAGTCGGGGTGCTCGAAGAGACTAAGTCAAATTTTGGCAGTGACGAAGACAACAATGCAGTCGCAATACCGCTTTCTGTATTCGAGAAACTCTATCCGTGGGAAGAGGAGCTAAGCCTGATGGCTCGCGCCCGCAGTTATAATGAGATCGCGGCGGCAAAAGAAGAAGTCACCAGTGTTTTGCGTCAATTCCGGAGGGTGCCCTTCAACAAAGACGACAATTTTGCTCTCTCCACGCAGGATAACCTTCGCGAAGAGATAGGCAAGGTAACTGATATGGTCTATCTAATAGGCATTCTGGTGACCTCAGTTGGTCTCATGGTCGGAGGAATCGGGGTGATGAACATTATGCTTGTCTCAGTGACCGAACGCACTCGCGAAATAGGCGTGCGTAAAGCGATCGGGGCGAAACGGGCAAATATCATTGTACAGTTTTTAACCGAAGCCATGACGCTTTCAGGGATGGGTGGAATTATTGGTGTATTCGGTGGAATCCTGCTTGGGCTGGGTATCAATGCAGCCATAAATTTCCCGCTCTCGATTTCTGTCTTTTGGATATTTACCGGATTCACCGTGGCCGTATCGGTTGGTCTTGTTTCCGGCATTTATCCGGCAATTAAGGCCTCCCGATTGGATCCGATAGAGTCCCTAAGGTACGAATAG
- a CDS encoding efflux RND transporter periplasmic adaptor subunit, whose amino-acid sequence MSKKKIIFLSLAVVVIAVFVFLNLRSDAGNTTTVNATAASETDIIEIVSASGRIQPQSKVNITSEVNGEIVKLLVREGQEVRQGDLLIVLDTVRLRSDVDQARFAVSEINARLEGSKTSLDQAQEEFDRQQKMRDQNLTSETQYKDAKYQFLSMKSSYDAMLAQSRQMNSAFEKQVENFSKAKIVAPMNGIVTFVDVEEGEIAAAQTAFTQGKTLMTISNLNVFEVEVEVDETEVNKVSVGQSARIEVDAFPDTTFPGSVIEIGNTAVVQGQGTQDLSTNFKVKVIFNDSDVAIRPGMSATVDITTKKRDMALALPFSSVVVRSFDMDSLLAARASTKEDGVVNAVHAAETTKGDKAGKSGKDIKRKELKGVFVIKDGVARFTEIETGISDSKNIEVSSGVQVGDSVVSGPYSVLRTLKDGDKVEPEKDDEENGKSEE is encoded by the coding sequence ATGAGCAAAAAGAAAATCATTTTTTTATCGCTGGCCGTTGTGGTTATAGCCGTATTTGTCTTTCTCAATCTCAGATCGGATGCGGGAAATACTACCACAGTCAATGCCACTGCCGCCTCTGAAACTGATATTATTGAAATTGTCTCGGCTTCGGGCAGAATCCAGCCTCAGAGCAAAGTGAATATCACCTCGGAGGTGAACGGCGAAATTGTCAAATTGCTTGTCCGGGAAGGCCAGGAAGTCAGACAAGGTGATTTGCTCATTGTGCTTGATACAGTGAGACTTCGCTCCGATGTCGATCAGGCCCGGTTTGCGGTTAGTGAGATTAACGCACGTTTAGAGGGCTCCAAAACTTCGCTTGACCAGGCTCAGGAGGAATTTGACCGCCAACAAAAAATGCGTGACCAGAATCTAACGTCTGAGACACAATACAAAGATGCGAAATATCAATTTCTGAGCATGAAATCGTCCTACGATGCCATGCTTGCGCAGTCAAGACAGATGAACTCGGCCTTCGAGAAGCAAGTTGAGAATTTCAGCAAAGCGAAAATTGTTGCTCCGATGAATGGAATTGTGACCTTTGTTGATGTCGAAGAAGGAGAGATTGCAGCCGCACAGACTGCCTTCACACAGGGCAAGACGCTTATGACTATCTCTAATCTCAATGTTTTCGAAGTTGAGGTGGAGGTCGATGAAACAGAAGTCAATAAGGTCTCGGTCGGTCAGTCGGCGAGAATTGAAGTCGATGCATTTCCTGATACGACATTTCCCGGGTCGGTCATAGAAATCGGAAACACGGCCGTTGTTCAAGGTCAGGGCACTCAAGACCTCTCGACAAATTTCAAGGTAAAAGTTATTTTTAATGATAGCGATGTCGCTATCCGTCCGGGTATGTCAGCCACGGTTGATATCACGACCAAGAAACGCGATATGGCTTTGGCCTTGCCATTTAGCTCTGTTGTTGTCAGGTCTTTTGATATGGATTCACTTTTGGCCGCCCGCGCCTCTACTAAAGAGGACGGCGTGGTCAATGCCGTGCATGCCGCCGAGACCACCAAAGGTGACAAGGCCGGAAAATCGGGCAAAGACATCAAACGGAAAGAATTGAAAGGCGTCTTCGTTATCAAGGATGGAGTCGCGCGATTTACTGAAATCGAGACCGGCATTTCTGACTCCAAAAATATTGAGGTCTCATCCGGCGTCCAAGTAGGCGATTCTGTCGTCTCGGGTCCGTACAGTGTGTTGAGAACGCTTAAAGACGGCGACAAAGTCGAGCCAGAAAAAGACGATGAAGAGAATGGGAAGAGCGAAGAATGA
- a CDS encoding Yip1 family protein, with protein MVEQTLTPEKTSVEKEGPPLSVRGLWEVFTSPTCFFDEIRQNPKVLVPLIAIAVTFSFFLYFTADIIAQTQIAEMRQKPNMPADQIPTVDSMKMYIWIFSAPVIILSPLIITALAMFWGNFVMAGKATFKQIFSVAVYGEYAFFVASLVVIPLIIAKGSMAVSLSPAILLSDQDITNPLWLALSKLSVFHILEFIIIAIGCQKIYLVSRNKGYLLSVLSMGLIALLHVITTAIGKLFT; from the coding sequence GCGCGGACTGTGGGAAGTGTTCACTTCACCCACATGCTTTTTTGATGAAATTCGGCAGAACCCTAAAGTGCTTGTGCCTCTAATTGCGATTGCTGTGACGTTTTCTTTTTTCCTGTATTTCACCGCCGATATAATCGCTCAAACACAAATTGCGGAGATGCGGCAGAAACCGAATATGCCAGCTGACCAGATTCCGACTGTGGACAGTATGAAAATGTATATCTGGATTTTTTCTGCACCAGTAATTATTCTCTCTCCGCTTATTATCACCGCATTGGCAATGTTTTGGGGTAACTTTGTGATGGCAGGGAAGGCGACATTCAAACAAATATTCTCTGTCGCTGTTTATGGGGAGTACGCCTTCTTTGTTGCATCGCTTGTGGTGATACCGCTCATAATCGCCAAAGGGAGCATGGCAGTATCGCTTTCGCCGGCTATTTTGCTCTCTGATCAGGATATCACAAATCCTCTGTGGTTGGCCCTTTCAAAGCTTAGTGTTTTTCATATTCTCGAATTTATCATTATTGCGATAGGTTGTCAGAAAATTTATTTGGTAAGCCGCAACAAGGGATACCTGTTGTCGGTCTTATCGATGGGATTGATAGCGCTGTTGCATGTCATTACCACAGCCATAGGGAAGCTGTTCACTTAA
- a CDS encoding ABC transporter permease, with product MITGSIFAIAFDALRANKLRSGLTLLGIIIGVTSVMTIISALEGMTDNIAKQFSKLGSSTFVVTRVGIVTSDEMWWEKIKRKPFKVSYVDAIRNGCSDCEKISPTVRTGRRVSYGGKNLRDVEISGTSASHIDIVDLNVQLGRFHSHEDDLHARRVAFIGEDIRTEFFEGLDPIGKELRIAGEKYSVIGVAEKQGSIFGESQDNFVSIPFSAWTKQFGIPKRQFSMTIKASSVEAVPAAMDQVRLILRSERNVPFKDEDDFDLLTAESILSTFNAITAIARMVLIIIPSISLVVGGIVVMNIMMVSVTERTREIGIRKSLGAKQNHILLQFLFESLMLTLGGGIVGIVLGFLIAEALVAMMGMEISPSFIAIMAGLSISGGIGLIFGIYPAMKAARLDPIKALSYE from the coding sequence ATGATTACCGGGTCTATTTTTGCCATCGCATTCGACGCTCTGAGAGCGAATAAACTTCGCTCCGGCCTAACCTTGCTTGGCATTATCATCGGGGTCACTTCGGTCATGACAATAATTTCGGCGCTTGAGGGGATGACCGACAATATAGCTAAGCAGTTCAGCAAGCTCGGCTCTTCGACCTTTGTGGTAACGCGTGTGGGAATTGTAACCTCCGATGAAATGTGGTGGGAGAAAATCAAACGCAAACCATTTAAGGTCAGTTATGTCGATGCCATCCGCAACGGTTGCAGCGATTGCGAGAAAATATCCCCTACTGTGAGAACCGGGCGGCGTGTTAGCTACGGAGGGAAAAATCTTAGGGACGTTGAAATATCCGGCACCAGCGCTTCGCATATCGACATAGTGGACCTCAATGTACAGCTGGGTCGTTTCCATTCACATGAAGACGATCTGCATGCCCGGCGGGTGGCGTTCATCGGCGAAGATATTCGAACCGAGTTTTTCGAGGGATTGGATCCTATTGGTAAAGAATTGCGAATAGCCGGTGAAAAGTATTCGGTCATAGGAGTGGCGGAAAAACAGGGCTCGATCTTTGGCGAGAGCCAGGACAATTTTGTGAGCATTCCTTTTTCCGCCTGGACAAAGCAGTTCGGCATACCGAAAAGGCAATTCTCAATGACAATTAAGGCATCGTCGGTAGAGGCGGTGCCGGCAGCCATGGATCAAGTTCGTCTTATCCTCAGATCAGAGAGAAATGTTCCGTTTAAGGACGAAGATGATTTCGATTTGCTCACTGCCGAAAGTATTCTCTCGACTTTCAATGCGATTACCGCAATCGCTCGGATGGTTTTGATTATTATCCCGTCAATATCCCTTGTTGTGGGCGGAATAGTAGTAATGAACATTATGATGGTTTCCGTTACTGAGCGGACGAGAGAGATTGGGATTCGCAAATCTCTTGGCGCTAAGCAGAACCATATTCTTCTCCAGTTTCTTTTCGAGAGCCTGATGCTGACTCTTGGCGGAGGCATTGTGGGAATTGTCTTGGGATTCCTCATAGCAGAGGCCTTGGTCGCCATGATGGGGATGGAAATTTCTCCGTCGTTTATTGCAATCATGGCCGGTCTCTCAATTTCGGGAGGCATCGGTCTCATATTCGGTATTTACCCGGCTATGAAGGCCGCCAGACTTGACCCCATTAAGGCGCTCAGCTACGAGTAA